From a single Balneolales bacterium ANBcel1 genomic region:
- a CDS encoding NAD+ synthase, with protein MQIRIQQLNVIVGDIGGNTDAILKALREAEAGGVDLLVLPELVVCGYPPMDLVERRAFLKAVFDCNERIIRATGKTALLFGTIRPNTTSSGRPVFNAALLAHQGNLVDEIHKTLLPTYDVFDEFRYFEPNRSVHVTEWAGRKWGVTICEDIWNNQNEYNYHSYDKEPAAELKAAGAEILVNISASPFTRSKPELRDAMLSRHASRLDMPLIYCNQVGANTELIFDGAGSVIDSSGNRIAKLATLQEDYADVRWEERNPVSVPGAGITVKPVPGPEERLFQALVLGLRDYVGKSGMPGRVVLGLSGGIDSALTAAIAAEALGAENVLGVTMPSRYSSTGSVSDSELLAENLGITLHELPIRDIYDQFLKTLAPVFGDTPFGVAEENLQSRSRGAILMGISNKFGHMLLNTGNKSELAVGYCTLYGDMAGGLSVLSDVYKTEVYAISRWLNRSFYGREVIPGSTIEKPPSAELRPDQKDTDSLPGYDVLDAVLKAYIEQQLPAEEIVAAGHPPEVVREVIRLVDRNEYKRRQAAPGLRVSSKAFGSGRRLPIVQRWTEMKQD; from the coding sequence ATGCAAATTCGAATTCAGCAACTCAATGTGATCGTCGGTGATATCGGCGGAAACACCGATGCCATCCTGAAGGCGCTGCGGGAGGCCGAAGCAGGCGGAGTTGATCTGCTTGTGTTGCCCGAGCTGGTGGTCTGCGGATACCCGCCTATGGATCTCGTTGAGCGCCGGGCGTTTCTGAAGGCGGTATTCGACTGCAATGAACGCATCATCCGGGCAACCGGCAAAACCGCACTCCTTTTCGGGACCATCCGCCCCAATACCACATCTTCCGGCCGCCCCGTTTTTAACGCCGCACTGCTGGCGCATCAGGGCAATCTGGTGGATGAAATCCATAAGACATTGCTCCCCACCTACGATGTATTCGATGAGTTCCGGTATTTTGAGCCCAACCGGTCGGTACATGTAACCGAATGGGCCGGAAGGAAGTGGGGGGTCACGATTTGTGAAGATATCTGGAACAACCAGAACGAGTACAACTATCACAGTTACGACAAAGAGCCGGCAGCCGAACTGAAAGCGGCCGGTGCCGAAATACTTGTCAATATCTCGGCGTCACCGTTTACCCGGAGCAAGCCAGAACTGCGGGACGCCATGCTGTCCCGCCATGCATCCCGTCTGGACATGCCTCTGATCTACTGCAATCAGGTCGGCGCCAACACCGAGCTGATATTCGACGGTGCCGGCTCGGTGATCGATTCCAGCGGAAACCGGATCGCCAAACTGGCAACACTGCAGGAGGACTACGCCGATGTGCGATGGGAGGAAAGGAATCCGGTCAGCGTTCCCGGCGCTGGAATCACGGTCAAGCCGGTGCCCGGCCCCGAAGAACGGCTTTTCCAGGCGCTGGTTCTGGGCCTGCGCGACTATGTCGGTAAAAGCGGCATGCCCGGTCGGGTCGTGCTCGGTTTAAGCGGTGGGATCGACTCCGCCCTGACGGCCGCCATCGCCGCGGAGGCTCTCGGTGCCGAAAATGTACTGGGTGTGACCATGCCCTCCCGGTATTCGTCCACAGGGAGCGTGAGCGACTCCGAACTGCTCGCTGAAAACCTGGGTATTACACTGCACGAACTCCCGATCCGTGACATTTACGACCAGTTTCTGAAGACTCTGGCCCCGGTGTTTGGAGATACCCCGTTCGGGGTGGCGGAAGAGAATCTGCAGAGCCGGTCACGAGGTGCCATCCTCATGGGAATATCCAATAAATTTGGACATATGCTACTCAATACCGGCAACAAGTCGGAGCTGGCCGTCGGTTATTGCACGCTCTACGGCGATATGGCCGGGGGGCTTTCGGTCCTTTCGGATGTCTACAAGACCGAAGTCTATGCCATTTCGCGCTGGCTCAACCGGAGTTTTTACGGGCGGGAAGTCATCCCCGGTTCCACCATCGAAAAACCGCCGAGTGCGGAACTCCGGCCCGACCAAAAGGACACCGATTCGCTGCCCGGATACGATGTGCTGGACGCCGTTCTCAAGGCCTATATCGAGCAGCAGTTGCCTGCGGAAGAGATTGTTGCTGCCGGACATCCTCCCGAAGTGGTCAGAGAAGTGATCCGGCTGGTAGACCGTAACGAATACAAGCGCAGACAGGCCGCCCCGGGGCTGCGTGTTAGCTCCAAGGCCTTCGGATCAGGCCGACGGCTGCCGATCGTCCAGCGATGGACCGAAATGAAACAGGATTAA
- a CDS encoding NUDIX hydrolase, protein MAGRAADEHRQTDHSEDVRIRVNGLVVLDRALLMVQLMSPVANRLIWMPPGGGVKFGETLQAAAKREILEETNLVVDVGPLWYLNEIHSPGIHAVEFYFRCSLRGGSLETGRDPEYGTDQQIIRDAAFIPIDELVRPDIHPEYLRSGFAGDFENESAVLPRFISV, encoded by the coding sequence ATGGCAGGCAGGGCCGCAGACGAGCATCGGCAGACAGATCATTCAGAGGATGTTCGAATTCGTGTGAACGGTCTGGTTGTATTGGATCGGGCGCTATTGATGGTGCAATTAATGTCACCGGTGGCCAACCGGCTTATCTGGATGCCGCCGGGCGGAGGCGTGAAGTTCGGGGAGACGTTGCAGGCCGCCGCAAAACGGGAAATCCTCGAAGAGACCAACCTGGTTGTGGATGTGGGGCCGCTCTGGTATCTCAATGAAATTCACTCGCCCGGAATCCATGCGGTGGAGTTCTATTTTCGGTGCAGCCTCCGCGGCGGATCGCTTGAGACCGGCAGGGATCCCGAATACGGCACAGATCAGCAGATAATCCGCGATGCCGCATTTATCCCCATCGATGAACTCGTCCGCCCCGACATCCATCCGGAATACCTGCGCAGTGGTTTTGCCGGAGACTTCGAAAATGAAAGCGCCGTACTTCCCCGGTTTATTTCGGTTTAA
- a CDS encoding CTP synthase yields MEPKYIFVTGGVTSSLGKGIICSSLGLLLATRGLKVTIQKLDPYINVDPGTMNPYEHGEVYVTDDGAETDLDLGHYERFLGVPTSQENNVTTGRIYYDVINKERKGEYLGQTVQVIPHITDEIKSRVKAIGESGKYDIIIVEIGGTVGDIEGLPYIEAMRQLRYDVGKENTTSIHLTLVPYLKAAGELKTKPTQHSVKTIYELGMQPDILVCRAEVPLDHSIRRKIAQFCNVENEDVIASLDAKSIYEVPLLMKEEGLDRRVIRKLKLETGEPDLGSWCRFVKAVSNPERAIRVALVGKYVDHQDAYLSIVEAFKHAGAVNNCEVEIVWVSSDHLKERDLESHFDGVSGILVAPGFGGRGIDGKLVAIRYAREKNIPFFGICLGMQCALIEYSRNVCGWEDANSTEFDQDTTHPVVDLMLEQKSIDDKGGTMRLGAYDCALEKGSRSREAYGEPSIRERHRHRYELNNAYLKEFKNHGLSVAGINPERNLVEIIEIPGHPWFVGVQFHPELKSTVARPHRLFVSFVEAALEYAGNNGAVEAVGTVDKAQSE; encoded by the coding sequence ATGGAACCGAAATATATTTTTGTGACCGGGGGAGTTACGTCTTCTCTCGGCAAGGGGATAATTTGTTCATCCCTCGGACTCCTTCTCGCCACCCGGGGCCTCAAAGTCACCATCCAGAAACTCGATCCCTATATTAACGTCGATCCCGGAACCATGAACCCCTATGAACACGGGGAGGTGTACGTAACCGACGACGGAGCAGAAACAGACCTGGATCTCGGGCATTACGAGCGCTTTTTGGGAGTACCTACCTCCCAGGAAAATAATGTCACAACCGGGCGCATTTACTACGACGTCATCAACAAGGAACGCAAGGGCGAATACCTCGGGCAGACCGTGCAGGTCATTCCGCACATCACCGACGAAATCAAGTCGCGCGTCAAAGCCATCGGCGAATCCGGCAAATACGACATAATCATTGTGGAAATCGGCGGTACCGTCGGCGATATCGAAGGGCTGCCCTACATCGAGGCCATGCGGCAGCTGCGGTACGATGTCGGCAAGGAGAACACCACCTCCATCCACCTTACACTGGTTCCCTATCTCAAGGCGGCGGGAGAGCTCAAGACCAAGCCCACCCAGCATTCGGTCAAAACCATCTACGAACTCGGCATGCAGCCGGATATCCTGGTGTGCCGGGCCGAAGTGCCGCTCGACCACTCCATCCGCCGCAAAATCGCGCAGTTTTGCAATGTGGAGAATGAGGATGTCATCGCCTCCCTGGATGCCAAATCGATCTACGAGGTCCCCCTGTTGATGAAAGAGGAGGGGCTGGACCGCCGCGTCATCCGAAAGCTGAAGCTCGAGACGGGAGAACCGGACCTCGGCAGCTGGTGCCGTTTTGTAAAAGCGGTATCCAATCCTGAACGGGCTATTCGCGTCGCGCTGGTCGGCAAGTATGTGGACCATCAGGACGCCTATCTCTCCATAGTGGAGGCTTTTAAACATGCCGGCGCAGTGAATAACTGCGAAGTTGAAATCGTCTGGGTCTCATCTGATCACCTGAAGGAACGTGACCTGGAGTCACATTTTGACGGGGTCTCAGGCATTCTCGTTGCCCCCGGTTTCGGTGGAAGGGGCATCGATGGAAAGCTGGTCGCCATCCGGTACGCGCGGGAAAAGAACATCCCGTTTTTCGGAATCTGCCTGGGGATGCAGTGTGCACTTATTGAGTATTCCCGCAATGTATGCGGCTGGGAGGATGCCAACAGCACCGAATTTGATCAGGATACCACACACCCGGTTGTGGATTTGATGCTGGAGCAGAAAAGTATCGACGACAAGGGGGGCACCATGAGGCTGGGTGCGTACGACTGTGCCCTGGAAAAGGGATCCCGCTCACGTGAGGCATACGGGGAACCGTCCATCCGGGAACGCCATCGCCATCGATACGAGCTGAACAATGCGTATCTGAAGGAGTTCAAGAATCACGGACTCTCCGTTGCGGGTATCAACCCGGAGCGAAACCTTGTTGAAATCATCGAAATCCCCGGACATCCCTGGTTTGTGGGTGTGCAGTTTCATCCGGAACTGAAAAGCACCGTTGCCAGGCCGCACCGGCTGTTTGTCAGTTTTGTTGAAGCGGCACTCGAATACGCCGGCAACAATGGCGCGGTGGAAGCGGTCGGGACGGTAGACAAAGCTCAGTCGGAATAA
- the rlmB gene encoding 23S rRNA (guanosine(2251)-2'-O)-methyltransferase RlmB — translation MSTENYIYGRNAVMEFLDSRPEHVTKLYIKQQMQGRTARELEQLASAGRVPVQRVPGKKLFELVGAVNDQGVVAAISEAGYVELDDWLASVEPGTNPVLLALDEIDDPHNFGAIIRSAAAAGAAGVMVPKHRQAPLTGAVMKASAGAVLRLPVIRVGNTNQALEKLKDAGFWVCGTAMDAPATLWEQRYDMPLVVMIGSEDKGIRKKTREHCDMLVRIPMASGIESLNASVSASLLCYEILRQRQPKPE, via the coding sequence ATGAGTACCGAAAACTACATATACGGCCGGAATGCAGTGATGGAGTTTCTTGACAGCCGGCCGGAGCATGTCACCAAACTCTACATCAAGCAACAGATGCAGGGGAGGACGGCACGCGAGCTGGAGCAGCTCGCTTCGGCAGGAAGGGTTCCCGTGCAGCGTGTTCCGGGCAAAAAGCTTTTTGAGCTGGTGGGGGCCGTGAACGATCAGGGGGTCGTTGCCGCAATCAGCGAAGCGGGTTATGTGGAACTGGACGATTGGCTGGCTTCGGTGGAGCCGGGCACCAACCCGGTGCTGCTGGCGCTGGATGAAATCGACGATCCGCATAATTTCGGAGCCATCATCCGAAGTGCGGCCGCGGCAGGTGCCGCCGGGGTGATGGTGCCGAAGCATCGCCAGGCGCCCCTGACCGGCGCGGTGATGAAGGCTTCTGCCGGTGCGGTTCTGCGCCTGCCCGTGATACGGGTGGGCAATACCAATCAGGCCCTTGAAAAGCTGAAGGATGCCGGTTTCTGGGTATGCGGAACCGCCATGGACGCTCCCGCGACTCTTTGGGAGCAGCGGTATGACATGCCTCTGGTGGTCATGATCGGCAGCGAAGACAAGGGCATTCGAAAGAAAACACGTGAGCACTGCGACATGCTGGTGCGCATTCCCATGGCCTCCGGCATTGAGTCGCTCAACGCCTCGGTGAGCGCATCGCTGCTCTGCTATGAAATATTACGTCAGAGGCAGCCGAAACCAGAATGA
- the ndk gene encoding nucleoside-diphosphate kinase, protein MAKEQTLAILKPDCVKKNLTGEVIKRIQDAGFTIKAMKMTRFTKETASIFYAVHEGRPFFDMLVEFMTSGPCVPLLLEKENAVSDFRALIGATNPEEAEEGTIRKAFAESTKVNVVHGSDSVENGKREGAFFFTEQEVVSNQQ, encoded by the coding sequence ATGGCGAAAGAACAAACTCTTGCGATCCTGAAACCGGATTGTGTGAAGAAAAACCTGACCGGTGAAGTGATAAAACGTATTCAGGATGCCGGATTTACCATAAAGGCGATGAAGATGACACGGTTCACCAAAGAAACAGCAAGCATATTTTATGCCGTTCACGAAGGGCGTCCATTTTTTGACATGCTTGTCGAATTCATGACCAGCGGCCCATGCGTTCCTCTGCTGCTTGAGAAAGAGAACGCCGTTTCCGATTTCAGAGCTTTGATTGGCGCGACCAATCCGGAGGAAGCCGAGGAGGGTACCATCCGTAAGGCATTCGCAGAAAGTACGAAAGTAAACGTTGTTCATGGTTCGGATTCCGTGGAGAACGGGAAAAGGGAAGGAGCCTTTTTCTTTACCGAACAGGAAGTTGTATCCAACCAGCAATAG
- a CDS encoding phosphoglycerate kinase has translation MAKLSLKDLDLKGKTVVMRVDFNVPLKDGVIGDDNRIRQALPSITHVIEGGARLVLLSHLGRPKGEPKPEFSLKPVAEHLKTLVPGEVFFGEDCIGDKAKAAVDQASAGDIVLLENVRFHPEETKNDPEFSKKLAAHGDVFVNDAFGSSHRAHSSVAGITEHLQPAASGYLLMKEIEYLQNSVENPKRPFVAVLGGAKVSDKIGVIENLITKVDTIIIGGGMTYTFYKAKGLPIGNSLLEEDKVELAGSLLEKAKANNVEILLPIDSVVGREFKEDTETKTVAEDGIEEGWLALDIGPKSAELFGDEIKKAKTVIWNGPMGVFEMEAFAKGTFAVAGAMSTATENGGITIIGGGDSASAIKKAGLEEKVSHVSTGGGASLEYLEGKVLPGISSLTDK, from the coding sequence ATGGCAAAACTATCACTGAAAGATCTGGATCTGAAAGGCAAAACGGTTGTGATGCGAGTAGACTTCAACGTTCCGTTGAAAGATGGTGTCATCGGGGACGACAACCGGATTCGTCAGGCCCTGCCGAGTATTACCCATGTTATTGAAGGCGGTGCCAGGCTGGTGCTCCTGAGCCATCTCGGGCGCCCGAAGGGCGAGCCCAAACCGGAATTCAGCCTCAAGCCGGTTGCGGAGCATCTGAAAACGCTGGTCCCGGGGGAGGTGTTTTTCGGGGAGGACTGTATCGGTGACAAGGCGAAAGCCGCAGTGGATCAGGCATCGGCCGGCGACATTGTACTGCTGGAAAACGTGCGCTTCCATCCGGAAGAGACCAAAAACGATCCTGAATTCTCCAAAAAGCTGGCCGCACACGGCGATGTGTTTGTGAATGATGCTTTCGGCAGCAGCCACCGTGCACACAGTTCCGTCGCGGGTATTACCGAGCATCTGCAGCCGGCCGCTTCCGGCTATCTGCTGATGAAGGAGATCGAGTACCTCCAGAACAGTGTTGAAAACCCGAAGCGTCCTTTTGTGGCAGTACTGGGCGGCGCCAAAGTATCCGACAAAATCGGTGTCATTGAAAACCTGATCACCAAAGTGGATACCATTATTATTGGCGGCGGTATGACCTATACCTTCTACAAGGCCAAAGGCCTGCCCATCGGCAATTCCCTGCTGGAAGAGGATAAAGTCGAACTTGCGGGATCCCTTTTGGAGAAGGCGAAAGCCAATAACGTGGAAATCCTGCTGCCGATTGATTCGGTCGTGGGCCGGGAATTCAAGGAGGATACCGAAACCAAAACCGTGGCCGAAGACGGTATCGAAGAGGGCTGGCTGGCTCTGGATATCGGGCCGAAATCTGCCGAACTGTTTGGCGATGAAATCAAGAAAGCCAAAACAGTGATCTGGAACGGTCCGATGGGCGTTTTTGAGATGGAGGCGTTTGCCAAGGGCACGTTCGCGGTGGCCGGGGCTATGAGTACGGCAACCGAAAACGGCGGCATCACCATCATCGGCGGGGGCGATTCGGCATCCGCGATTAAAAAAGCGGGGCTGGAGGAGAAGGTCTCGCACGTCTCGACCGGCGGCGGCGCCAGCCTGGAGTATCTGGAAGGAAAGGTGCTCCCGGGCATCAGCAGCCTGACCGACAAGTAA
- a CDS encoding cysteine desulfurase family protein — MPTVYFDHAATTPLDPRVLDAMLPFLKDDYGNPSSIHHMGRKPNVYVETFRGRIARAIGAEPAEIIFTSGGTEGNNAAIFGTLKNRNGKHIVTARTEHNAVLHPVEEAVTIGYTVTYAGLDETGMVTPEALEEAITPETALVSLMHVNNETGTVNPVADLAAVCSRHGIPFHCDTVQSIGKIPVNVDRLGVDMLTMSAHKFNGPNGAGALYVRGGTPWSTWMHGGSQERARRGGTLNAPGIAGMGRALELALEEMEENTRHIARLKRRMVDGLRAAFGDTIRFNGDPDNGMHHIVSVTVTDNRGEPLDGEMLLLNLDMEGICCSNGSACTSGTVKPSHVMLALGYNEALAKSTLRFSIGKTNTAAEVDQLVDALKRIVDRHSVPA, encoded by the coding sequence ATGCCCACAGTTTACTTCGACCATGCCGCAACAACACCACTGGATCCCAGGGTTCTGGACGCCATGCTTCCATTCTTGAAGGACGATTACGGCAACCCCTCCTCGATTCATCACATGGGTAGAAAACCCAACGTTTATGTGGAAACCTTCCGGGGCAGGATAGCGCGCGCCATTGGAGCGGAGCCTGCCGAAATCATTTTTACCAGTGGTGGAACGGAAGGGAACAACGCCGCCATTTTCGGCACATTGAAGAACCGGAACGGAAAGCATATCGTCACTGCCCGTACCGAACACAACGCAGTGCTTCACCCGGTCGAAGAAGCGGTTACGATCGGGTATACAGTCACTTATGCCGGGCTGGACGAAACAGGGATGGTGACTCCCGAGGCGCTGGAAGAAGCGATTACGCCGGAAACCGCCCTGGTGAGCCTGATGCATGTCAATAACGAGACCGGCACCGTGAATCCGGTTGCCGACCTGGCGGCAGTCTGCAGCCGGCACGGCATACCGTTTCACTGCGACACGGTCCAGTCGATCGGAAAGATTCCCGTGAACGTCGACCGGCTCGGTGTCGACATGCTAACGATGAGCGCTCACAAATTCAACGGCCCGAACGGCGCAGGTGCACTGTACGTCCGCGGGGGAACCCCCTGGTCAACCTGGATGCACGGCGGATCACAGGAGCGCGCACGGCGGGGAGGAACACTCAATGCCCCAGGAATCGCGGGCATGGGCCGTGCCCTGGAGCTCGCCCTGGAGGAAATGGAGGAGAATACCCGACACATCGCCAGGTTAAAACGGCGCATGGTCGACGGACTCCGGGCCGCGTTCGGTGATACCATCCGGTTCAACGGTGATCCGGATAACGGGATGCATCATATTGTAAGCGTCACTGTGACCGACAACCGGGGGGAGCCTCTCGACGGAGAAATGCTGCTGCTGAACCTTGATATGGAGGGGATTTGCTGCTCGAACGGCTCGGCTTGCACTTCCGGAACCGTCAAACCGTCGCATGTCATGCTGGCGCTTGGCTATAATGAGGCCCTGGCCAAATCCACACTGCGCTTCAGTATCGGGAAAACCAACACCGCTGCGGAAGTGGATCAGCTTGTGGATGCGCTGAAACGTATCGTGGACCGCCACTCCGTGCCCGCCTGA
- a CDS encoding inorganic diphosphatase has translation MTESMDSLTVIIEIPKGSRNKYEFDKDTGQIRFDRMLFSAVHYPSDYGFIPNTLALDGDALDALVLVTEPTFPGCLIEAKPIGLFKMWDEKGPDEKILCVPVRDPLWNHITSLDELAPHMLHEIEHFFQVYKDLEDKKTGTDGWYGLDKAREIIRDCHERYEEEARTVESGSSE, from the coding sequence ATGACAGAATCCATGGACAGCCTGACAGTCATCATCGAGATACCGAAAGGGAGCAGAAATAAATACGAATTCGACAAAGACACCGGCCAGATCAGGTTTGACAGAATGCTTTTTTCTGCAGTCCACTATCCGAGTGATTACGGTTTCATCCCCAATACTCTGGCACTGGACGGAGACGCGCTGGATGCGCTGGTGCTGGTCACGGAACCGACCTTCCCCGGCTGCCTCATTGAGGCCAAACCCATTGGGCTGTTCAAGATGTGGGATGAGAAGGGCCCGGATGAAAAAATTCTGTGTGTTCCGGTCAGAGACCCCCTTTGGAACCATATCACATCGCTGGATGAACTGGCCCCTCACATGCTTCACGAGATCGAGCATTTTTTCCAGGTTTACAAGGATCTTGAGGACAAGAAAACCGGCACCGACGGCTGGTACGGACTCGACAAGGCCAGGGAGATTATCCGCGATTGTCATGAGCGATACGAGGAAGAGGCGCGCACGGTCGAATCCGGCTCTTCAGAATAG
- a CDS encoding transcriptional repressor gives MATPAGEELISEVKEIFRNYLMEKKHRQTPERFMVLEEIYRADGHFDADDMYFRMKNIGYRVSRATVYNTLDLLLESGLVQRHQFGKNQSIYERAYAFRQHDHMICKNCGKVIEFCDPRLQEIKSMLEKIHDFSIDGHSLHFYGTCSDPENCTNEPEKKPREKASKTD, from the coding sequence ATGGCAACCCCGGCAGGCGAGGAGTTAATCAGCGAAGTCAAGGAAATTTTCCGTAACTATCTGATGGAGAAGAAGCACCGTCAGACCCCGGAGCGCTTTATGGTTCTGGAGGAGATTTACCGGGCGGACGGGCACTTCGATGCCGACGACATGTATTTCCGGATGAAGAATATCGGGTATCGCGTATCGCGAGCAACCGTGTACAATACGCTGGATCTGCTTCTTGAATCCGGGCTGGTTCAGCGCCACCAGTTCGGGAAAAACCAGTCGATCTACGAAAGGGCGTACGCCTTTCGGCAACACGATCACATGATCTGCAAGAACTGCGGAAAGGTGATTGAGTTTTGCGACCCCCGGCTTCAGGAAATAAAAAGCATGCTGGAAAAAATTCATGACTTTTCGATTGACGGCCATTCGCTTCATTTTTACGGAACCTGCAGCGATCCGGAGAATTGCACCAACGAACCGGAAAAAAAACCGAGAGAGAAGGCTTCGAAAACCGACTGA
- a CDS encoding permease-like cell division protein FtsX — MSVSYVIKEGFSGFRRTRLASTTSVIALVIATLLIGLLVRFGYNGFQVVQTMKQSIDVEVFLLDINEQRTNRIASELVEYPQVIGVDYISKEDAEEIFRREFGTEGDLLADLNFLPASFKLSLAPDATSGEILSMVEEIERFQGVDEVVFNQQLLETLEERLEMLALAGAGIGLFILFTAVVLVFNTIRLTIYAKRDIIRTMKLVGATNGFIRRPFLLEGLIQGVLGAAIAIGLHWLLFQLIIPYYIPQFGVLAWPLDRWYYLTGGMLALSLVMGLWGSRWATRKFISKTAIG, encoded by the coding sequence ATGAGTGTCTCCTATGTGATAAAAGAGGGATTTTCAGGATTCCGCCGCACCCGGCTTGCCAGTACAACCTCTGTTATCGCCCTGGTTATCGCCACCCTGCTCATCGGGCTGCTGGTCCGTTTCGGCTACAACGGATTCCAGGTGGTTCAGACCATGAAGCAGTCGATCGATGTGGAGGTGTTTCTGCTTGATATCAACGAGCAGCGAACCAACCGCATCGCCTCCGAACTCGTAGAATATCCCCAGGTTATCGGTGTTGATTATATCAGCAAAGAGGACGCGGAAGAGATTTTCAGGCGCGAATTCGGTACCGAAGGAGACCTGCTGGCCGACCTCAATTTCTTGCCGGCCTCCTTCAAACTCTCCCTGGCGCCCGATGCCACATCCGGCGAAATCCTCAGCATGGTCGAGGAAATTGAAAGGTTTCAGGGGGTGGATGAGGTCGTCTTCAACCAGCAGCTTCTCGAAACCCTGGAAGAACGGCTGGAAATGCTTGCCCTGGCCGGAGCGGGAATCGGCCTGTTTATACTGTTCACCGCTGTAGTACTGGTTTTCAATACCATACGGCTAACCATCTATGCCAAGCGCGATATCATCCGGACCATGAAACTGGTAGGTGCTACCAACGGATTCATCCGCCGGCCCTTTCTGCTTGAGGGCCTGATACAGGGCGTTCTGGGAGCGGCCATAGCCATCGGACTGCACTGGCTGCTGTTTCAGCTGATTATACCCTACTACATCCCCCAATTCGGTGTGCTTGCCTGGCCACTTGACCGGTGGTACTACCTCACCGGAGGTATGCTGGCCCTCTCGCTGGTCATGGGACTTTGGGGCAGCAGGTGGGCGACCCGCAAATTCATCAGCAAGACCGCCATCGGCTGA